The DNA region CATCAATATGAATAATGTTATTCATACTTTTAAATATTGGATCATGTGGTATGCTACTATCTTCCAACATTGACAAGCAAAATTGTAGTCGAGATCTTTTATGTTCTTCTTTCAACAGTGGCCTCATGGGATTTGAATGACGACGTATAACACCTGCCTGTAAAAGCCTAAACATTGAAGTCGGATTAGTATCCAAAGCACAAGCCAAAGATCGAATGGTTGTTCGTTGACGTAAAGGGATTTCAGAAATTCGATCGTAATCAATTTGAATTCTCTTACGTCCAGAATTTCTAGGCTTTCTTTGAGATACATCATGCAAGTCACTTTCTTTTGAACAACGCCAAATGCGTAAAATAGTTGTTCTTGAAACTGAAAATGTGGAAGCCACAAAATCTATCACCCCTTTCTTTAATCTCCCATTAAAACTATTTTGATGTAGAATATGATAAACAGCCATGCGTTCTTCATTGCTAAGGAATTTTAACTTCTTATTTTGACTTTGGGATCCCTCCTCTTCAAAATTTTCTTGGACAATATCAATGCTTCCTTCCAAATTTGTTTCATTAACTTCCACATCTATTTAACATTAAAATacataaaagaaataaataaacaatcattgtaaaaataaaatgaattgaACACCCAAATAAGTTTAAAGGATAAAAATGACTAAGATAAATAAAATCAATgcccagaaagaaaaaaaagctcAAAATAATTTCGATACCATTATTCAAATTTGTTTCTCTCACATCTGTGTTTGCATTATTCTCTTCTCCTGtttaaaaagacaaaaaaataattaccaTATATAAAGCATTTCAAATAATATATTCTATTTATAacacaaataataattaaatcaaACCAAAAGAAATGCCCCCAAAATGATCTTCACTCTCTTAGATCCCTTCCTCAACCATTCAAACAAAACATTCATCATTGGAGAATCCCTCTTTGTACCCAGGTGTATTCAGCAAAAATTCACTCAAACACAGTTTGTATCAGTTATATAGATCGAGAGAGAGTAATAGTAAAGATTAGAGAAATATTTTTACTGAAGAAATAGAGAGGTGTTTCACAACAAGAGAACATGCACTACAGGATGAGGTTTTTCTTTTGACGGCAGAGGATGAGGTTATATTAATGGGTGACATTAAATATCTTATATTTGGAAATGAATGTTACGATTTCATATTTGGATAAGCCTCTGGTATTTGACATggctaaaaaaaaaatagaatatacATTCATACCTACAGTGAAGCTACTTTCTCCATCCACATCTGCATCAAATGGCTTCTGGTTTAAATCAAACAAAACATGGTTTGATTGTGATAATTGTGGAGAATGAGGAAGAGCATTGAGATCAAGAAGGTAATTTTCTTCTCCGTCAACATTCAAATCTGGAAGCATTCCATgtacttcatttgggaaaaaatGTTGAATGCCTTCATTGTCAATTTGTGAAGGGGTGGAATTTAAGTCTATATCATCTAAAAGATTTTCTGCAGCCATACTTGTTAGAGTATATGATCTCTTTTTATGTTCAGATTTCTTATATAAATAGAGCCACAAATTATGTTTCAAAAATTATggtgggaagcaattgaaaattatGGAGGTAAACACATTTTAATTTAAACTACTCCTAGAGCCAGAATTTTTTTAACATCCAAATGTATGGAGGTAAAGAGTtcaacagttttttttttattgaaaacatGAAATATGGAGCAACCAAAAGACATGAGTAAATGGGTtagcataatttttttaatgaacacAGATGTGAAAAGAGAATATGGAGTACGAAGGTTTATCTTCATAATTCACATTGGATATAGGAGTATGAAAATGAGTACACTAAATGAGTGGAGTAACCAAGTAAGTCTCATTTAATGGTGTAAAATGATGAGAAAATTTATGAGCAGGTGAGATAAAGGGTAATATTGGAACACAATGAGTAATTTTAATAGAAtaattgcatttcttaataagtgtgtaGAAACCTTAAAGTGTcggttatttaggaacggagggagtataagagttcagagtgaaaacgcatgacatagatgaaatgaaataattagagcgcataagtattcagagtcacgggtagggtatcagagtcaattaaaatcacttcagaggaagtgaaatgtattccttgtatttgcccagtgacatatctatggtcatagCAGTGGAACTCTTAGATTCTCcaaataataactaattcacactaatcagcatatacataaaaaactctgggttatactccccctttttgtcataagcaaaaagcatggggtgtgaaaaacttagcttgaaggacaaggtactccccctgaaggaaggactaagttcaaaaagatggagaattaattaatgatgaaaatgagattaGCGAATTAAATAAAGAATTAATGCATgtgtagaacgtttaccaccggccacgggagtaaatagagcttcagttaccaaggattcatcctcgagaaactgcaggagcaataacttccggagagaagaggatgcttatataaagcgattaggaACTGAGTAAGCGTCACAACAAGATCAATTCCAAAtataagaaaatggcatcatacatggttgctTTAGAGGAGCTCAGGAAGAAAGTCTTTGAAGAAGACTTGTTCTTGAATGTTAGGCATCCTGATGGTTCAAGAACCATACATGAGCGTATAACAATGCTGCTGGAAGAGGATCTTAGTCCAGAGTTGGAAAAAGATCTGAAGgaattcctctgcttcgtggaggagattcaggagctgtgccagctggagctgaatctgttggaagagaaggaagcagTGGAGAAAAGACTCGAGACGAtggaagatagtctggagaagaatgagctgagcatcaagctcggcaacatagaatatacactggatcgtctggagaaggaaagagtggagcagcgccaggaatgtagaagaatgaggaaggatcctccattctagatttagggaaatgtatgatgtaatgtaATGGTTACGGTgtttatatgaataaagaaagGTTTTTCAAGCATATGTTGTGATTAATGCAATAAGAAACAGAAAATAAACATACacttaagaaaataaatagatATAACACATAGaagcaaatattttaaaattatgaaaacaaAGAACTCAAAGTTAATCAAgtaaagaaaaatgagagaaatcCTAAGAACTAGGGTTTGGCAGTGCGAAGCAGGAGCTCTTGAAGAGCTTGATTCATGTCGAtcaggagagtctca from Lotus japonicus ecotype B-129 chromosome 2, LjGifu_v1.2 includes:
- the LOC130736137 gene encoding uncharacterized protein LOC130736137, producing MAAENLLDDIDLNSTPSQIDNEGIQHFFPNEVHGMLPDLNVDGEENYLLDLNALPHSPQLSQSNHVLFDLNQKPFDADVDGESSFTVGEENNANTDVRETNLNNDVEVNETNLEGSIDIVQENFEEEGSQSQNKKLKFLSNEERMAVYHILHQNSFNGRLKKGVIDFVASTFSVSRTTILRIWRCSKESDLHDVSQRKPRNSGRKRIQIDYDRISEIPLRQRTTIRSLACALDTNPTSMFRLLQAGVIRRHSNPMRPLLKEEHKRSRLQFCLSMLEDSSIPHDPIFKSMNNIIHIDEKWFYMSKKSNNYYLLPHEEEPYRTCKSKNFITKVMFLAAIARPRFDSQGNEVFSGKIGIFPFVTQEPAKRTSSNRVAGTLETKAMTSITRNVIRSFLIDQVLPAIKEKWPIEDAKNPIFIQQDNARTHISHDDDEFVKAATQDGFDIRLMCQPANSPDLNVLDLGFFIAIQSLQHKEAPKNIDQLVSAVLKSFEDFSIIKSNFIFVTLQSCMIEIMKISGSMNYKIPNLNKQMLQREQGFLSQLKCDPELVQEVLSYLNTYSS